A single Methanobrevibacter woesei DNA region contains:
- the xseA gene encoding exodeoxyribonuclease VII large subunit translates to MQEEEKIYSISLLNNLINRKITSHDEFRHVKIQGEITNLNRRYASGHLYFSLKDKRSEISCVMFKHARRNLKFKPENGMDVIIEGDVSFYKPRGNLQITVKNMEEAGLGELYVAYEELKEKLLKEGLFDLKKPLPKFPKKIGVLTSASGKAIKDIVGNIEKRWPAEILIWNTTVQGANSTVSITQNLALANESDVDLIILGRGGGSAQDLWDFNKEEVVRAVANSKKPIITAIGHSTDKTLSDLASDKVAATPTKAAEIAVPNKMEIHEKLRNFEIRLNDLMNSKLDNLTHRYNNSRNNNYLKNPLLKYKSKHETLNLLKSNADKSINQLITSNQMLLDGFRSSYLLNNPDYILDKKVTKLSLFKDNLSKNIKNLLVSCENKLNLQNKSLKSVNLMESFEIKRNNLDLVRNNLDNIMDNKLSSSVNNLMIFKNNHVLTNSCQLLDGKYEQVNEINKSLQNNINRTIENYENKLAILEEKLAVLNPEKLVEKGYVVKDPEVMRKSKIKSIIILIFLVIVIILMILLILK, encoded by the coding sequence ATGCAAGAAGAGGAAAAAATTTACTCAATCAGTCTTTTAAATAATTTAATCAATAGAAAAATCACCTCTCATGATGAATTTAGACATGTCAAAATTCAGGGTGAAATAACTAATTTAAACAGACGTTATGCTTCAGGACACCTCTATTTTTCACTAAAGGATAAAAGATCAGAAATTTCCTGTGTAATGTTTAAACATGCCAGAAGAAATCTTAAATTCAAGCCTGAAAATGGAATGGATGTTATAATCGAAGGTGATGTTTCATTTTATAAGCCTCGTGGAAATCTACAGATAACTGTTAAGAATATGGAAGAGGCAGGTTTGGGGGAACTATATGTTGCCTATGAGGAACTTAAAGAGAAATTACTAAAAGAAGGTTTGTTTGATTTAAAAAAACCACTTCCCAAATTTCCTAAAAAGATTGGTGTATTAACATCAGCCAGCGGTAAAGCTATTAAAGATATTGTAGGTAATATTGAAAAAAGATGGCCTGCAGAGATTTTAATTTGGAATACAACTGTACAGGGTGCAAACTCAACTGTTAGTATAACTCAAAATCTTGCACTAGCTAATGAATCTGATGTTGATTTGATAATTTTAGGTCGTGGTGGTGGAAGTGCACAGGATTTATGGGATTTCAATAAAGAAGAAGTTGTAAGAGCAGTAGCTAATTCTAAAAAACCAATCATTACAGCTATTGGACATTCAACTGATAAAACTTTATCAGATTTGGCTTCAGATAAAGTTGCAGCTACACCAACAAAAGCTGCTGAAATTGCAGTTCCAAATAAAATGGAGATACATGAAAAATTAAGAAACTTTGAGATAAGATTAAATGATTTGATGAATTCCAAATTAGATAATCTAACTCACAGATATAATAATTCCAGGAATAATAACTATCTGAAAAATCCTTTATTGAAATATAAAAGCAAGCATGAAACTCTAAATTTATTAAAGTCAAATGCTGATAAATCAATAAATCAGCTAATTACCTCCAATCAGATGCTCTTAGATGGATTTAGAAGTTCATATTTACTTAATAATCCAGATTATATTTTAGATAAAAAAGTTACTAAACTGTCTTTATTTAAGGATAACTTGTCTAAAAACATTAAAAATCTATTAGTTAGCTGTGAAAACAAACTTAATTTACAGAATAAATCTTTAAAATCAGTAAATTTAATGGAATCTTTTGAAATTAAAAGGAATAATCTGGATTTAGTTAGAAATAATCTTGATAATATAATGGATAATAAATTAAGTTCATCAGTAAATAATCTGATGATTTTTAAAAATAATCATGTTCTCACCAATTCCTGTCAGCTATTGGATGGAAAATATGAGCAGGTTAATGAAATAAATAAAAGTTTACAAAATAATATTAACAGAACAATAGAAAACTATGAAAATAAATTAGCTATTCTTGAAGAAAAGTTAGCTGTTTTAAATCCTGAAAAATTAGTTGAAAAAGGATATGTTGTAAAAGATCCTGAAGTGATGAGAAAATCTAAAATTAAAAGTATAATTATTCTTATATTTTTAGTAATTGTAATAATATTGATGATTTTACTTATATTGAAATAA
- a CDS encoding helicase C-terminal domain-containing protein, which translates to MYTIKIDYHKPFKDGISGKVIELRDHQIKAIKAVFSKIKSRQNGYICIAKGCGNSTTSFRLAQLLENKHHKVVYLTSPDILRKLPSAISFRKGSSLIKNFNNKNLICTTNGILFNALKKSRKKFNREKCIFIYDECRWACTNNKHELFKSLFNNSLFYGFTNSPIYMNTSIYDKTSKKIFSNELYSYNLKDALNDGYQTPFKIKYFNVPTDSKKRVSIVSNYIIRKETDFKGILITSLNQIHHYYNYFKENSNLKIATFYSAKSDSSKKKFKEYLEDYNKTFKTSFNLNENQKIRDHIFNNQNINLLIISYADYIKEIDLTNVNAIYFDKIYENILNTILDINNRCNNLITAHLFRNVKSEIDNNLKLLNENHPSEKPRLKKYSNYIKEFNKNITTIQNKLPSPFDFYNLKEKDKETISNLIDISEYNLKNAKTFLKFSEKKLRIGIDLFNKYSEANYNYKQESIEKDNNLKFKLVKTDLINEEYIQNLLEGKIEEIPVADEYQITEEDFEDDSWKSDALKVYQYWKNKDSFENESASIESVQNSIADSYDKNQKKSTKSSSEKYAFSKWKYSNWIKVYEEVKETFPFDKPRSGQLETISEIQHAINKGYKYIILEAGTGTGKSVIAATLAMLQGNSYILTSTKQLQKQYLKDFEGHGFKEVKGRQNFDCKVIKSTCKEGKCQIDDYNCPYGITKRKSDGTKQAYKYLYWKSSTHCNYYQQKIDGLNCPHIITNYAYALVELNNVNDFLKRDLLVLDEAHNVEDILMDFLTLEFEREELKENLQINLSKKVIDTLKKKGQNHWIKFAERILSKYNEEYESLSKLVKNSKKDLSAIQSKIFTLKDNIKEIEFFITQINRYPNEWVMNYDNRNLKLSFKPIKVDKYAKDFLFRYGNVCLFMSATILDPKQFSKWLGIKEHEIYTVRRKSPFNIKRHPIYTKNSVDMNYRKLRENAPSTIPMIKEILDKHSKDKGLIHSISYNCGKYIKNHVINNRLIIHDSKNREKIIKEFEETASPKVLISPSMNEGVDLPYDNCRFQIIYKIPYPNITDKQIEKRKDMDMNWYIYKTAIYLLQTYGRGMRAEDDSCVTYIVDSRLTNFIYKNRRLIPDYFIDAIQN; encoded by the coding sequence ATGTATACTATTAAAATAGACTATCATAAGCCATTTAAAGATGGAATATCAGGAAAGGTAATCGAGCTTAGAGACCATCAAATAAAAGCAATAAAAGCTGTTTTCAGTAAAATAAAATCCAGACAGAACGGATATATTTGTATTGCCAAAGGATGTGGAAATTCTACAACATCCTTTAGATTAGCTCAACTGTTAGAGAATAAACACCATAAAGTTGTTTATTTAACAAGCCCTGACATTTTAAGAAAGTTACCATCAGCAATTAGTTTTAGAAAGGGAAGTTCATTAATAAAAAATTTTAATAATAAAAACTTAATCTGTACAACAAACGGAATTCTTTTTAATGCACTTAAAAAAAGTCGTAAGAAGTTTAACAGGGAAAAATGTATTTTTATTTATGATGAGTGTAGATGGGCTTGCACCAATAATAAGCATGAACTTTTTAAAAGTTTATTTAATAATTCATTATTTTATGGATTTACTAACTCCCCAATTTACATGAATACTTCAATTTATGATAAAACATCTAAAAAGATTTTTTCAAATGAATTATATTCTTATAACCTAAAAGATGCATTAAATGATGGATATCAAACTCCATTTAAAATCAAATACTTTAATGTCCCTACAGATTCTAAAAAAAGAGTTTCAATAGTTTCAAATTACATTATACGTAAAGAAACAGATTTTAAGGGTATTCTAATTACAAGCCTAAACCAAATACATCATTACTATAACTATTTTAAAGAGAACTCTAATTTAAAGATAGCTACTTTTTATTCAGCTAAATCGGATTCTTCAAAAAAGAAGTTTAAAGAATACTTAGAGGATTACAATAAGACATTTAAAACATCCTTTAATTTAAATGAGAACCAGAAAATTCGAGATCACATATTCAATAATCAAAATATTAATCTGTTAATTATTTCCTATGCAGATTATATAAAGGAAATTGATTTAACTAATGTTAATGCCATATACTTTGATAAAATATATGAAAATATTTTAAATACTATTTTAGATATTAATAATAGGTGCAATAACCTAATAACAGCACATCTTTTTAGAAATGTGAAATCAGAAATTGATAATAATCTTAAACTACTCAATGAAAATCATCCATCAGAAAAACCACGATTGAAGAAATATTCCAACTATATTAAGGAATTTAATAAAAATATTACAACAATCCAAAACAAATTGCCATCTCCATTTGATTTTTACAACTTAAAAGAAAAAGATAAGGAAACCATTTCCAATTTAATTGATATATCTGAATATAACTTAAAAAATGCAAAAACTTTCTTGAAATTTTCAGAAAAGAAATTAAGGATAGGAATAGATCTTTTTAATAAATATTCAGAAGCTAATTATAACTATAAACAAGAATCAATAGAAAAAGACAATAATTTAAAATTTAAACTAGTTAAAACAGACCTTATTAATGAAGAATATATTCAAAATCTTCTTGAAGGCAAAATAGAAGAAATTCCAGTAGCAGATGAATATCAAATAACAGAAGAAGACTTTGAAGATGATAGCTGGAAAAGTGATGCATTAAAAGTATACCAATACTGGAAAAATAAAGATTCCTTTGAAAATGAGAGTGCATCTATTGAATCAGTACAAAATTCAATTGCTGATTCTTATGATAAAAACCAGAAAAAATCAACCAAATCAAGTAGTGAAAAGTATGCTTTTAGTAAATGGAAATACAGCAACTGGATCAAAGTATATGAGGAAGTGAAAGAAACATTCCCATTTGATAAGCCTAGAAGTGGCCAACTAGAAACAATATCTGAAATCCAACATGCAATCAATAAAGGTTATAAATATATTATACTAGAAGCTGGAACTGGAACTGGAAAATCAGTAATTGCAGCAACATTAGCTATGCTGCAAGGAAATTCATATATTTTAACAAGCACTAAACAGCTTCAAAAGCAATATTTAAAAGATTTTGAAGGGCATGGATTTAAAGAGGTTAAAGGCCGTCAGAACTTTGACTGTAAAGTCATCAAGAGTACTTGCAAAGAAGGAAAATGTCAAATTGATGATTATAACTGCCCATATGGAATAACAAAAAGAAAATCTGATGGAACAAAACAAGCTTATAAATACTTATATTGGAAAAGCAGTACACATTGTAATTATTATCAGCAAAAAATTGATGGCTTAAACTGTCCTCACATAATAACTAACTATGCTTATGCTTTAGTTGAGCTTAATAATGTGAATGACTTTTTAAAAAGGGATTTGTTAGTTTTAGATGAAGCTCATAATGTTGAAGATATCCTAATGGATTTTTTAACTTTAGAGTTTGAAAGAGAAGAGCTTAAAGAAAACCTTCAAATAAATCTATCAAAAAAAGTTATTGATACTTTAAAGAAAAAAGGACAAAACCATTGGATAAAATTCGCTGAGAGAATACTTAGCAAATATAATGAGGAATATGAATCCCTATCAAAACTTGTTAAAAATAGTAAAAAAGATTTATCCGCTATACAAAGCAAAATTTTTACTTTGAAAGACAATATTAAAGAAATTGAATTTTTTATCACCCAAATTAATAGATATCCTAATGAATGGGTTATGAACTATGATAACAGAAATCTAAAACTTTCATTTAAACCTATTAAAGTAGATAAATATGCAAAGGACTTTTTATTTAGATATGGTAATGTATGCTTATTTATGAGTGCAACCATCCTTGATCCAAAACAGTTTTCTAAGTGGCTAGGTATTAAAGAACATGAAATCTATACAGTCAGAAGAAAAAGTCCATTTAATATAAAAAGACATCCGATTTATACAAAAAATAGCGTAGATATGAATTATAGGAAATTAAGAGAAAATGCACCCTCTACAATCCCAATGATTAAAGAAATTTTAGATAAACATTCCAAAGATAAAGGCCTGATTCATTCAATTAGTTATAATTGTGGAAAATATATTAAAAATCATGTTATCAATAACAGATTAATTATACATGATAGTAAGAATAGAGAAAAAATAATTAAGGAATTTGAAGAAACTGCAAGTCCAAAAGTCTTAATAAGCCCCTCAATGAATGAAGGAGTTGACTTGCCATATGATAATTGCCGTTTCCAAATTATATATAAAATACCATATCCTAATATCACAGATAAGCAGATAGAGAAACGAAAAGATATGGATATGAATTGGTACATCTATAAAACTGCAATTTATCTACTTCAAACATATGGAAGAGGAATGCGTGCTGAAGATGATTCATGTGTAACTTATATTGTTGATTCAAGATTAACAAACTTCATTTACAAAAATAGAAGGCTTATACCAGACTATTTCATTGATGCAATTCAAAATTAA
- a CDS encoding DUF2142 domain-containing protein: MKFNSNVITNNKFIFIYLVFILLFVLFSFNNENYTYFKNELVLVSILTVVSCILIYYSFKKKLDLHKIAFLIVLIFGVLLIVLAPPMGFPDEGTHFTRAELITEGQLYPEATEKGYYVNDYYFALNTVYDGLTFLDVDSFYSSIGDSKDYWPVTTQTPFYSYLLSALGILFTKVLDFPIIFALWVSRLFNLLFYAVVFFYLIKVTNDNFKVPLLMLGTIPLLMAQICSVSYDSFILTLSMVVITYLVKMYNEGLKNSYLAIFFISCLLISLIKPPYILLGLTIFIIPRKILIKNRKQVYAIIASLIVLFLAVILSYGGLINNIFTSQAVNVVQTTSNVSLQGQLNSVLANPLICIDLLVYIVKSVPNLFITELTFFHYGGFKGTKFLTILYFLFFFAVSIFYCNKVNLSKIKRIFLAIIFLVVYVGFYAIQYLQWTPVGLNVVLGVQARYFLPIILLIPLIVNLKENKLKIKDLDSWIITLIIVFLSGLLILTISHYY; the protein is encoded by the coding sequence ATGAAATTTAATAGTAATGTAATTACAAATAATAAATTCATTTTTATTTACTTGGTATTTATATTGCTATTTGTGTTATTTTCTTTTAACAATGAAAACTACACATATTTTAAAAATGAGCTGGTTTTAGTTTCTATTTTAACTGTTGTTTCATGTATTTTAATATATTATTCATTTAAAAAGAAATTAGATCTACATAAAATAGCTTTTTTGATAGTTCTTATTTTTGGAGTTCTGTTGATTGTTCTAGCACCACCAATGGGTTTTCCTGATGAGGGTACACACTTTACCCGTGCTGAACTGATAACAGAGGGGCAACTATATCCAGAAGCAACTGAAAAGGGTTATTATGTAAATGATTATTACTTTGCTTTAAATACTGTTTATGATGGTTTGACTTTTCTAGATGTTGATAGCTTTTACAGTTCTATTGGTGATTCTAAGGATTATTGGCCAGTAACTACACAAACTCCTTTTTATTCCTATCTCTTATCTGCCTTAGGAATTTTATTTACAAAGGTTTTAGACTTTCCAATTATTTTTGCATTATGGGTTTCTAGATTATTCAACCTTCTGTTTTATGCAGTTGTGTTCTTTTATCTTATTAAAGTAACTAATGATAATTTTAAAGTTCCTCTTTTGATGTTGGGGACAATACCACTACTTATGGCTCAAATATGTTCAGTAAGCTATGACAGCTTTATTTTAACTTTATCAATGGTTGTTATAACTTATTTGGTGAAAATGTATAATGAAGGTCTTAAAAATAGCTACTTGGCAATATTTTTCATATCATGTTTATTAATCAGCTTAATTAAGCCTCCTTACATTCTTCTTGGATTAACTATATTCATAATTCCAAGGAAAATATTAATAAAAAATAGAAAACAAGTGTATGCAATTATAGCTTCTTTAATAGTTCTATTTTTAGCAGTTATTTTATCTTATGGAGGTTTGATTAATAATATTTTCACTTCTCAAGCAGTTAATGTAGTTCAAACAACATCAAATGTTAGTCTCCAGGGTCAGTTGAATTCTGTTCTGGCAAATCCATTAATCTGTATTGATTTATTAGTATATATTGTAAAATCAGTTCCAAATTTATTTATTACAGAGTTAACTTTCTTCCATTATGGTGGTTTTAAAGGAACCAAGTTTTTAACTATACTTTATTTCCTTTTCTTCTTTGCAGTTTCAATATTCTATTGCAATAAGGTTAATTTAAGTAAAATAAAAAGAATTTTCTTAGCTATAATCTTTTTAGTAGTCTATGTTGGATTTTATGCAATTCAATATCTTCAATGGACACCAGTGGGATTAAATGTAGTTCTTGGAGTTCAAGCAAGATATTTTTTACCTATAATTCTTTTAATACCTCTTATAGTTAATTTAAAAGAGAATAAATTAAAAATAAAGGATCTTGATTCTTGGATTATAACTTTGATTATTGTCTTTTTATCAGGTCTTCTAATTCTTACAATATCTCATTATTATTAG
- a CDS encoding DUF5654 family protein, which produces MADAIHKEMLRTISVLMTTAFAFVAGSAWNTAIQGLIEEFIPKGSAITSLLIYAIVVTIIAVAVTLFIGRLVGKVGIDIED; this is translated from the coding sequence ATGGCAGATGCAATACATAAAGAGATGTTAAGAACAATTTCAGTTTTAATGACAACTGCTTTCGCATTCGTTGCTGGTTCTGCTTGGAACACAGCTATTCAAGGATTAATTGAAGAATTCATACCAAAAGGTTCAGCTATCACAAGCTTACTCATTTATGCAATTGTTGTAACAATTATCGCTGTAGCAGTAACTTTATTCATTGGTAGACTTGTCGGTAAAGTTGGAATTGATATTGAAGACTAA
- a CDS encoding glutamate synthase-related protein → MIYKCSICGYVHDEEKTGIKLKDLKHCPVCKQPIEKFNEEKEVKKAGEKSNKSEELYYDHGDARSDKTKRHMDTIHQIAVSGESVVASMATTMPMPNWDDILIMGCQLNPKPLDYDAEVNTETVIGKKAKKPMVLQSPVYISHMSFGALSRESKIALAKGSALAKTAMCSGEGGILKEEMDASYKYIFEYVPNKYSVTDENLQNSDAIDIKIGQGTKPGLGGQLPGNKVTAEIAEIRGRSEGESIHAPASFPWVNSKEDLKDLVDELRETSKGRPIGIKIAAGRIEDDLEHVLYADPDFVTLDGRGGGTGASPLLVRESTSVPTVYALHRARKYLDEHESDIDLVITGGLRVSSDFTKALAMGADAIAIATAAIIAASCQQYRICGTGECPVGIATQKEELRERFKIDKSSWRVANFLNQSLNEIKEFARMTHHSDVHDFNINDLATFNREISDYTNIKHV, encoded by the coding sequence ATGATTTATAAATGCAGCATTTGTGGATATGTCCATGATGAAGAAAAAACTGGAATTAAATTAAAGGATTTAAAACATTGTCCAGTATGTAAACAACCAATTGAAAAATTTAACGAAGAAAAAGAGGTTAAAAAAGCAGGAGAAAAATCAAATAAATCTGAAGAGTTATATTATGACCATGGTGATGCAAGAAGTGATAAAACTAAAAGACACATGGATACAATTCATCAGATAGCTGTATCTGGAGAATCTGTTGTTGCTTCAATGGCTACTACAATGCCAATGCCTAACTGGGATGATATTCTTATAATGGGATGTCAGCTAAACCCTAAACCATTGGATTATGATGCAGAAGTTAATACTGAAACAGTTATAGGTAAAAAGGCTAAAAAACCGATGGTACTGCAAAGTCCAGTTTATATTTCTCACATGTCCTTTGGAGCTTTATCAAGGGAATCTAAAATAGCTCTTGCAAAGGGAAGTGCTCTTGCTAAAACAGCTATGTGCAGTGGTGAAGGAGGTATCTTAAAAGAGGAAATGGATGCTTCATATAAGTATATTTTTGAGTATGTTCCAAATAAGTACTCTGTAACAGATGAAAACCTTCAAAATTCAGATGCTATTGATATTAAAATTGGTCAGGGTACAAAACCTGGTTTGGGAGGACAGTTGCCAGGAAATAAAGTAACTGCTGAAATTGCAGAAATTAGAGGTCGCAGTGAAGGGGAATCTATTCATGCACCTGCTTCATTTCCATGGGTAAACTCAAAGGAAGACTTAAAGGATCTTGTTGATGAGTTAAGAGAAACTTCTAAAGGAAGACCAATTGGAATTAAAATAGCTGCTGGAAGAATTGAAGATGACTTGGAGCATGTTTTATATGCAGATCCTGATTTTGTAACTTTGGATGGTCGTGGTGGTGGAACTGGTGCAAGTCCACTGCTTGTGCGTGAATCAACTTCTGTACCTACAGTATATGCACTTCACAGAGCTCGTAAATATCTTGATGAGCATGAATCAGATATTGATTTAGTGATTACTGGTGGTTTACGTGTTTCTTCTGACTTTACAAAGGCACTAGCTATGGGTGCTGATGCTATAGCTATTGCAACTGCAGCTATTATTGCAGCATCCTGTCAGCAGTATAGAATCTGTGGAACTGGAGAATGTCCTGTTGGAATAGCTACTCAAAAAGAAGAGTTAAGGGAAAGATTTAAAATCGATAAATCATCTTGGAGAGTTGCAAACTTCCTGAATCAGTCTTTAAATGAAATTAAGGAATTTGCAAGAATGACTCACCACAGTGATGTGCATGATTTTAATATAAATGATTTGGCAACATTCAATCGTGAAATATCTGATTATACCAATATAAAACATGTTTAA
- a CDS encoding LemA family protein, translating to MNFFIKCLIGFLILVLASWVNNFLPGSWVIIIVLAIVAYFIIHEYNQLVNDKNMVKNAWSKIEVQLNRRADLIYNLVETVKGYAGHENKTLREVIEARSGLLNATTVPEMATSNKQVSDSLMSLFAIVEAYPDLKANENFLNLQNQLENTENLIASYRESYNNAVFTYNNSCEQFPSNVVAKMFNFNEADFFESDDESRMVPKVQF from the coding sequence ATGAATTTCTTTATAAAATGTTTAATTGGATTTCTTATTTTAGTACTGGCATCATGGGTTAATAATTTCCTTCCAGGTTCATGGGTAATCATTATTGTTCTTGCAATTGTTGCATACTTTATTATACATGAATATAACCAGCTAGTTAATGATAAAAACATGGTAAAAAATGCATGGAGTAAAATTGAAGTTCAGTTAAACAGAAGAGCAGATTTAATTTATAATCTTGTAGAAACAGTTAAAGGATATGCCGGGCATGAAAATAAAACTTTAAGGGAAGTAATAGAGGCAAGATCAGGTCTTTTAAATGCAACTACAGTGCCTGAAATGGCAACTTCAAATAAACAGGTTTCAGACTCTTTAATGTCATTATTTGCTATTGTTGAAGCTTATCCTGATTTGAAAGCTAATGAAAACTTCTTGAATTTACAAAATCAGCTTGAAAATACTGAAAATCTTATTGCATCTTATAGGGAAAGTTATAATAATGCTGTTTTTACCTACAACAATAGCTGTGAACAGTTTCCAAGCAATGTAGTTGCAAAGATGTTTAATTTTAATGAAGCTGATTTCTTTGAAAGTGATGATGAATCCAGAATGGTTCCTAAAGTTCAATTTTAA